From a single Miscanthus floridulus cultivar M001 chromosome 8, ASM1932011v1, whole genome shotgun sequence genomic region:
- the LOC136469129 gene encoding UDP-glycosyltransferase 83A1-like: MAPPPHALVIPYPAQGHVIPLLELAHALVDRGFTVTFANSEFNHRRVVAAAGAAMSESELSLLLDRRIRLVAVPDGMGPEEDRNNLVRLTLLMAEHMAPRVEDLIKRSGGDADAGPITCVVADYNLGVWALDVARRTGVKSAAIWPASAAVLASLLSIDKLVQDNIIDPEDGSALSQGTFQLSPDMPVMQTAHLAWNCIGNQDGQEAMFRYLKAGVRAVENCDFVLCNSFHGAEQATFARFPQILPVGPFLTGERKKAAVVGHFWRPEDDACMSWLDAQPARSVVYVAFGSFTMFDTRQFRELALGLELSGRPFLWVVRPDIVLGGDVHDYPDGFLDRVTASGRGMVVAWSPQQRVLSHPSVACFVSHCGWNSTMEGVRNGLPFLAWPYFADQFVNQVYICDVWKVGLRADADESGVITKEHIASRIEELISDAGMRESVEAMKKAAHESIDHGGSSHRNFDMFVEAIKA, translated from the exons ATGGCGCCTCCCCCTCACGCGCTCGTCATCCCCTACCCAGCGCAGGGCCACGTGATACCCCTACTGGAGCTCGCCCACGCGCTGGTCGACCGGGGCTTCACCGTCACCTTCGCCAACTCCGAGTTCAACCACCGCCGCGTcgtggccgccgccggcgccgccatgTCGGAGTCGGAGTTGTCGCTGCTGCTGGACCGGAGGATCCGGCTGGTGGCGGTGCCGGACGGCATGGGGCCCGAGGAGGACCGGAACAACCTCGTCAGGCTGACATTGCTCATGGCGGAGCACATGGCGCCGCGGGTGGAGGACCTCATCAAGCGCAGCGGCGGCGACGCGGACGCCGGGCCCATCACCTGCGTCGTGGCGGACTACAACCTCGGCGTGTGGGCGCTCGACGTTGCGCGGAGGACCGGCGTCAAGTCGGCGGCCATCTGGCCGGCCTCTGCCGCCGTGCTGGCCAGCCTTCTCAGCATCGACAAGCTCGTCCAGGACAACATCATCGACCCAGAAGAtg GGTCTGCACTGAGCCAAGGCACGTTTCAGCTGTCGCCGGACATGCCCGTCATGCAGACGGCCCACCTCGCGTGGAACTGCATAGGCAACCAAGACGGGCAGGAGGCGATGTTCCGGTACCTCAAAGCCGGCGTCCGCGCGGTCGAAAACTGCGACTTCGTCCTCTGCAACTCCTTCCACGGCGCCGAGCAGGCGACCTTCGCGCGGTTCCCGCAGATCCTCCCCGTCGGCCCTTTCCTCACGGGCGAGCGCAAAAAGGCGGCGGTGGTGGGGCACTTCTGGCGGCCCGAGGACGACGCGTGCATGTCGTGGCTGGACGCGCAGCCGGCGAGGTCCGTCGTGTACGTCGCCTTCGGCAGCTTCACCATGTTCGACACGCGCCAGTTCCGGGAGCTCGCGCTGGGGCTGGAGCTCTCCGGCCGGCCGTTCCTCTGGGTCGTGCGCCCGGACATCGTCCTCGGCGGCGACGTCCACGACTACCCCGACGGCTTCCTCGACCGCGTCACCGCCAGCGGCCGCGGCATGGTGGTCGCGTGGTCGCCGCAGCAGAGGGTGCTGTCGCACCCTTCGGTGGCCTGCTTCGTCTCGCACTGCGGGTGGAACTCCACCATGGAGGGCGTCCGGAACGGGCTGCCCTTCCTCGCCTGGCCCTACTTCGCCGACCAGTTCGTCAACCAGGTGTACATCTGCGACGTCTGGAAGGTCGGGCTCCGGGCCGACGCCGACGAGTCGGGTGTCATCACCAAGGAGCACATCGCCAGCAGGATAGAGGAGCTGATAAGCGACGCGGGCATGAGGGAGagtgtggaggccatgaagaaggcTGCGCATGAGAGCATCGACCATGGGGGCTCGTCGCACCGCAACTTCGACATGTTTGTTGAGGCCATCAAGGCATGA
- the LOC136476450 gene encoding caffeic acid 3-O-methyltransferase encodes MGSTAEDVAAVADEEACMYAMQLASSSILPMTLKNALELGLLEVLQAEAPAGKALAPEEVVARLPVAPTNPGAADMVDRMLRLLASYDVVKCQMEDKDGKYERRYSAAPVGKWLTPNEDGVSMAALALMNQDKVLMESWYYLKDAVLDGGIPFNKAYGMTAFEYHGTDPRFNRVFNEGMKNHSVIITKKLLEFYTGFEGVSTLVDVGGGIGATLHAITSHHPQIRGVNFDLPHVISEAPPFPSVQHVGGDMFKSVPAGDAILMKWILHDWSDAHCATLLKNCYDALPENGKVIVVECVLPVNTEAVPKAQGVFHVDMIMLAHNPGGRERYEREFRDLAKGAGFSGFKATYIYANAWAIEFIK; translated from the exons ATGGGCTCGACCGCCGAGGACGTGGCCGCGGTGGCGGACGAGGAGGCGTGCATGTACGCGATGCAGCTGGCGTCGTCGTCGATCCTGCCCATGACGCTGAAGAACGCGCTGGAGCTGGGCCTGCTGGAGGTGCTGCAGGCGGAGGCGCCCGCGGGGAAGGCGCTGGCGCCCGAGGAGGTGGTGGCGCGGCTGCCCGTGGCGCCTACCAACCCCGGCGCGGCGGACATGGTGGACCGCATGCTCCGCCTCCTCGCCTCGTACGACGTCGTCAAgtgccagatggaggacaaggaCGGCAAGTACGAGCGGCGGTACTCCGCGGCCCCCGTCGGCAAGTGGCTCACCCCCAACGAGGACGGCGTCTCCATGGCCGCGCTCGCGCTCATGAACCAGGACAAGGTCCTCATGGAGAGCTG GTACTACCTCAAGGACGCGGTGCTTGACGGCGGCATCCCGTTCAACAAGGCGTACGGGATGACGGCGTTCGAGTACCACGGCACGGACCCGCGCTTCAACCGCGTGTTCAACGAGGGCATGAAGAACCACTCGGTCATCATCACCAAGAAGCTCCTCGAGTTCTACACGGGCTTCGAGGGCGTCTCCACGCTCGTCGACGTGGGCGGCGGCATCGGCGCCACCCTGCACGCCATCACCTCGCACCACCCTCAGATCAGGGGCGTCAACTTCGACCTCCCCCACGTGATCTCCGAGGCGCCGCCGTTCCCCAGCGTGCAGCACGTCGGCGGGGACATGTTCAAGTCGGTTCCCGCCGGCGACGCCATCCTCATGAAGTGGATCCTCCACGACTGGAGCGACGCGCACTGCGCCACGCTGCTCAAGAACTGCTACGACGCGCTGCCGGAGAACGGCAAGGTGATCGTCGTCGAGTGCGTGCTGCCGGTGAACACCGAGGCCGTCCCGAAGGCGCAGGGCGTGTTCCACGTCGACATGATCATGCTCGCGCATAACCCCGGCGGCAGGGAGCGGTACGAGCGGGAGTTCCGCGACCTCGCTAAGGGCGCTGGGTTCTCCGGGTTCAAGGCCACCTACATCTACGCCAACGCCTGGGCCATCGAGTTCATCAAGTAA